The following coding sequences are from one Granulicella arctica window:
- a CDS encoding MIP/aquaporin family protein: protein MKKAFLGELIAEAVAMFIIIAIGDSVAAMYTLYDPSPYQTAYWGVCITWGLAVTIAIYTTASISGCHANPAVTLALAFFRKFSWSKVVPYCLAQVAGGFLGAATVYALFSPVIDRFNALHHLTRASGGAAGVFFTHPSLAITPMHAFTDQIILTGILVFGIFAITEQYNEQAPGANSGALIIGFLVAAIGASMGYLEAWAINPARDFGPRLFCFLTGWGSSALPSPDNYWWIPIVAPLIGGVVGGGAYQLLIHQFLPTRNRAITAQMNP, encoded by the coding sequence ATGAAGAAAGCGTTTCTCGGAGAGTTGATCGCGGAAGCGGTCGCCATGTTCATCATCATCGCCATCGGTGACTCGGTCGCCGCGATGTACACCCTCTACGATCCCAGCCCCTACCAGACTGCCTACTGGGGTGTCTGCATCACCTGGGGCCTCGCGGTGACCATCGCCATTTACACGACTGCCTCGATCAGCGGCTGCCACGCAAACCCTGCCGTCACGCTTGCTCTCGCATTCTTTCGCAAGTTCTCCTGGAGCAAGGTTGTCCCCTACTGCCTCGCCCAAGTGGCTGGAGGCTTCCTGGGAGCAGCGACGGTCTATGCACTCTTCTCTCCCGTCATCGATCGCTTCAACGCGCTGCACCATCTCACTCGCGCCTCGGGTGGAGCGGCAGGCGTCTTCTTTACACACCCCAGCCTCGCCATCACTCCTATGCATGCCTTTACCGACCAGATCATCCTCACCGGGATACTAGTCTTCGGGATCTTCGCTATCACCGAGCAGTACAACGAGCAGGCTCCCGGAGCGAACTCCGGCGCGCTCATCATTGGTTTTCTCGTCGCCGCTATTGGAGCTTCCATGGGCTATCTCGAGGCATGGGCGATCAATCCCGCTCGCGACTTCGGTCCTCGACTCTTTTGCTTCCTCACTGGCTGGGGCAGTTCGGCCCTACCCTCGCCTGACAATTATTGGTGGATCCCCATTGTCGCCCCATTGATCGGAGGCGTAGTCGGCGGCGGAGCCTACCAGTTGCTGATCCACCAGTTCCTGCCTACTCGAAACCGGGCAATTACAGCGCAGATGAATCCATAG
- a CDS encoding glycerol-3-phosphate dehydrogenase/oxidase, with protein sequence MTRTATIAALDNDFDVLIIGGGATGLGIAVDAVTRGFNTALVEAGDFAQATSSRATKLVHGGVRYLASGQIHLVYEALHERAVMVRNAPHLVHPLPFIIPANHLYELPYYGAGLTLYDFLSGKSTLGPTKILGKEATLARIPGLKPDHLSGGVLYHDGQFNDARLALALARTAADHRAVIANYTRCVRLIHSGKKLTGAVVRDLETGAEVSIRAKVVINATGIFVDEIRRMDEPEIPTLLSVSRGTHIVVPADVLGGDNAIMVPKTDDGRVIFAIPWQGRVVIGTTDIPAHASVMEPGHTEAEIDYLLELANLYLARPIDRSDILAVFSGLRPLVTGKSATTSKLSREHHIDTSANGLITVAGGKWTTYRRMAEDTLNFAIKQGSIPDRKCVSATVALRGATTSHIASDRYLREYGTDASTVLTLMAHDLDLAESIDSELPYTFAQVLYAVREEMARTVEDVLSRRTRSILLDAKAAMRAAPQVAALMAKELGQTSEWQQSQVAAFNQLAQTDYLLHT encoded by the coding sequence ATGACCCGTACTGCCACGATCGCCGCGCTCGACAACGACTTTGACGTTCTTATCATCGGCGGCGGAGCCACCGGCCTCGGTATCGCCGTGGACGCCGTCACACGTGGCTTCAATACCGCTCTTGTCGAGGCAGGCGACTTCGCCCAGGCAACCTCCAGCCGCGCCACCAAGCTCGTCCATGGAGGCGTCCGCTACCTCGCCAGCGGTCAGATTCATCTCGTGTATGAAGCTCTGCACGAGCGTGCTGTCATGGTCCGCAACGCTCCGCATCTTGTCCATCCGCTCCCCTTCATCATCCCCGCGAACCACCTCTACGAGCTGCCGTACTATGGCGCTGGACTCACGCTCTACGATTTTCTCTCGGGCAAATCCACGCTCGGTCCGACGAAGATCCTCGGTAAAGAAGCCACCCTCGCGCGCATCCCCGGCCTAAAACCTGACCACCTCAGTGGCGGCGTCCTCTACCACGACGGCCAATTCAACGACGCCCGCCTTGCGCTAGCTCTGGCCCGCACCGCTGCCGATCACAGGGCCGTCATCGCCAACTACACCCGCTGTGTTCGCCTCATCCATAGCGGCAAGAAGCTGACCGGAGCCGTAGTCCGCGACCTTGAGACCGGTGCCGAAGTCTCGATCCGCGCCAAGGTCGTTATCAACGCCACGGGCATCTTCGTCGATGAGATTCGCCGCATGGATGAGCCGGAGATCCCCACGCTCCTCTCAGTCAGTCGCGGCACTCATATTGTCGTCCCAGCCGATGTCCTTGGAGGCGACAACGCCATCATGGTTCCCAAGACCGATGATGGTCGCGTAATCTTCGCGATCCCCTGGCAGGGCCGCGTCGTTATCGGTACCACCGACATCCCTGCACACGCGTCCGTCATGGAGCCCGGCCATACTGAGGCCGAGATCGATTATCTCCTCGAGCTCGCCAACCTCTATCTAGCCCGTCCCATCGACCGAAGCGACATCCTCGCCGTCTTCTCGGGCCTGCGCCCGCTCGTCACTGGTAAGAGCGCCACCACTTCGAAGCTCTCTCGTGAGCACCATATCGACACCTCTGCTAACGGCCTCATCACTGTCGCTGGAGGCAAGTGGACGACCTACCGCCGCATGGCCGAGGACACCCTCAACTTCGCCATCAAGCAGGGAAGTATCCCCGATCGAAAGTGCGTCTCCGCCACTGTAGCCCTCCGCGGAGCCACCACCAGTCACATTGCCAGCGACCGCTACCTCCGCGAGTATGGCACCGACGCCTCTACAGTTCTCACCCTGATGGCGCACGATCTGGATCTCGCCGAGTCCATCGACTCAGAGCTCCCCTACACCTTCGCACAGGTCCTCTATGCCGTCCGCGAGGAGATGGCCCGAACCGTCGAAGATGTACTCTCTCGTCGGACGCGCTCCATCCTTCTCGACGCTAAAGCCGCTATGCGAGCTGCTCCTCAGGTCGCCGCCCTCATGGCAAAGGAGCTCGGACAAACCTCCGAATGGCAACAATCGCAGGTAGCCGCCTTCAACCAACTGGCCCAGACCGACTATCTACTCCATACCTGA